From Flavobacteriales bacterium, the proteins below share one genomic window:
- the murB gene encoding UDP-N-acetylmuramate dehydrogenase — protein MTVQHQYPLQSLNTFGIKAQAEYFSPFSSKEELIELLGKTQKPLTVLGGGSNILLTKNINGTVLKNEISEIEITHEDQDSVTVKVGGGVVWHDFVMWSIEHNLGGIENLSLIPGSVGAAPMQNIGAYGVEIKSVFKELEAVHIDDKTVKTFNNKDCQFAYRYSIFKGELKGQYIICKVSFKLSKHPRFNTSYGAIEDELKEMGAKKSLKSISQAVINIRQRKLPNPKDIGNSGSFFKNPTIPKSQFEQLITQFPNIVGYPIGEHSIKVAAGWLIDRAGWKGYRKGDAGVHKNQALVLVNYGTAKGDEILALSRDIQKSIQETFGIELEAEVNIL, from the coding sequence ATGACTGTACAACACCAATACCCACTACAATCACTTAACACATTTGGCATTAAAGCACAGGCCGAATACTTTTCGCCCTTCTCATCCAAAGAAGAACTTATTGAGCTATTGGGTAAAACGCAAAAACCCCTAACTGTTTTAGGTGGTGGAAGTAACATCCTACTCACTAAGAACATTAATGGAACTGTTCTAAAAAATGAAATTTCAGAAATAGAAATAACGCATGAAGATCAGGATAGTGTTACTGTAAAAGTTGGTGGCGGAGTAGTTTGGCACGATTTCGTTATGTGGAGTATTGAACATAACTTAGGAGGTATAGAAAATTTATCTCTAATTCCGGGAAGCGTTGGCGCTGCACCTATGCAAAATATTGGTGCTTATGGTGTGGAAATAAAATCAGTCTTTAAAGAATTAGAAGCTGTACATATTGATGATAAAACCGTTAAGACCTTTAACAATAAAGACTGTCAATTTGCTTACCGATATTCTATATTTAAAGGTGAACTTAAAGGGCAATATATTATTTGTAAGGTGAGCTTTAAGTTAAGTAAACACCCCCGATTTAACACCTCCTATGGCGCTATAGAGGATGAGCTTAAGGAAATGGGAGCAAAAAAAAGCTTGAAGTCAATCAGTCAGGCAGTTATAAATATTCGTCAGCGAAAACTACCCAACCCCAAAGACATTGGAAATAGTGGTAGCTTTTTTAAAAACCCCACAATTCCAAAATCTCAGTTTGAACAGCTAATAACACAATTTCCGAATATAGTTGGCTACCCCATTGGTGAGCATTCTATAAAAGTTGCTGCCGGATGGCTCATCGACCGTGCCGGGTGGAAAGGTTACCGCAAAGGCGATGCAGGCGTACACAAAAATCAAGCTCTAGTATTGGTAAATTATGGCACTGCTAAAGGAGATGAAATACTAGCACTTTCAAGAGACATACAGAAATCCATTCAAGAAACATTTGGCATAGAGCTAGAAGCTGAAGTAAATATTTTATAA
- a CDS encoding heavy metal translocating P-type ATPase metal-binding domain-containing protein, translated as MKKPLKNCSHCGEITSKDIRIEEKYFCCEGCKVVYDILKDNNLTSYYNDNSGIIPKKIKVVNTTSFPKHQFQKN; from the coding sequence TTGAAAAAACCATTAAAAAACTGTTCTCATTGTGGAGAAATTACTTCGAAAGACATTCGTATTGAAGAAAAGTATTTTTGCTGTGAAGGCTGCAAAGTAGTTTATGATATTTTAAAAGATAACAATCTTACATCTTACTACAATGATAACAGTGGAATAATCCCAAAAAAAATCAAAGTGGTAAATACGACTTCCTTTCCGAAACATCAGTTTCAGAAAAATTAA
- a CDS encoding cation transporter yields the protein MDFKEDNTSIVSFRIPKIHCSSCIWLLEQLYKLNEGISSSKVNFPKKTIRIIFNNELTNLKEIVELLARIGYEAEIRMHEVEKSSSKITLLIESIRVLS from the coding sequence ATTGATTTTAAGGAAGATAACACAAGCATAGTAAGTTTCAGAATTCCAAAAATCCATTGTAGCTCTTGTATTTGGCTTCTCGAACAACTTTATAAACTTAACGAGGGCATTTCATCTTCAAAAGTTAATTTTCCAAAAAAAACCATTCGAATAATATTTAACAATGAATTAACAAACCTCAAAGAAATAGTAGAACTTCTAGCTAGAATCGGTTATGAAGCTGAAATCAGAATGCATGAAGTAGAAAAATCATCATCTAAAATAACTTTACTAATTGAATCTATCCGCGTACTAAGTTGA
- a CDS encoding helix-turn-helix transcriptional regulator, with translation MKKLGRNIRIIREIRNLRQGGLGRAIGYSQKHISRIEKGEVQLGDECIKRIAETLNVSPQKLIDLDLKSFLK, from the coding sequence GTGAAAAAGCTTGGTAGAAATATTCGTATTATTAGAGAAATCCGTAACCTAAGACAAGGAGGTCTCGGAAGAGCTATTGGCTACTCGCAAAAACATATTTCTAGAATTGAAAAAGGGGAAGTACAATTAGGTGATGAATGCATCAAACGCATTGCTGAAACCTTAAATGTATCGCCACAAAAGCTAATTGACTTAGATTTAAAATCCTTTTTGAAATAA
- a CDS encoding flavin reductase family protein — MLHIQPKDIPVSELHQYLLGAVGPRPIALASTLDQFGNPNLSPFSFFNVFSANPPIAIFSPARRVRNNTTKHTLENVLDNKEVVINVVSYDIVQQTSLSSTEYESGVNEFVKAGLTPIQSELVKPFRVKESPVQMECVVNDVIELGQEGGAGNLVICEIKMIHIKEDILNDMGAIDPNKIDLVGRMGGNWYSRSSQDAIFEVEKPIRKLGIGVDNIPSRIRNSYILSGNDLGMLGNIESIPSTEEVDTYKEENYTIKEILNFTMEDEETRENLHYRAKELLKKGRVIEAWKTLLIDKLNRT, encoded by the coding sequence ATGTTACACATACAACCTAAAGATATCCCTGTAAGTGAATTACACCAATACTTATTGGGTGCTGTTGGTCCACGCCCTATTGCTCTAGCAAGTACGCTAGACCAATTTGGAAATCCTAACCTCAGTCCATTTAGTTTCTTTAATGTATTTAGTGCTAACCCACCTATTGCTATTTTTTCTCCAGCAAGACGAGTGCGAAATAACACCACTAAACATACCCTAGAAAATGTGTTAGATAATAAGGAAGTGGTTATCAATGTTGTATCATATGATATTGTACAACAAACCTCTCTATCAAGTACAGAATACGAATCAGGCGTCAATGAGTTTGTAAAAGCTGGATTAACCCCTATTCAATCTGAATTGGTAAAGCCTTTTAGAGTAAAAGAGTCACCTGTTCAGATGGAATGCGTAGTAAATGATGTTATTGAATTGGGACAAGAAGGTGGTGCAGGGAATTTGGTAATATGCGAAATTAAAATGATTCACATCAAAGAGGACATCCTCAACGATATGGGTGCCATTGACCCTAACAAAATAGATTTGGTAGGAAGAATGGGGGGCAATTGGTATTCAAGAAGTTCCCAAGATGCCATTTTTGAAGTAGAAAAGCCAATCCGAAAGCTAGGCATCGGTGTAGACAACATACCCTCTCGAATACGAAATAGTTATATACTTTCTGGGAATGACTTAGGTATGCTGGGCAATATAGAATCTATTCCAAGCACAGAAGAAGTGGATACTTATAAAGAAGAAAATTACACCATCAAAGAGATATTAAATTTCACAATGGAAGATGAAGAGACAAGAGAAAACCTTCATTATAGAGCAAAAGAATTATTAAAAAAAGGGCGAGTTATTGAAGCCTGGAAAACATTATTGATCGATAAATTAAATAGAACATGA
- a CDS encoding DUF3127 domain-containing protein, producing the protein MSLAITGKLVKALDVESGTSKAGKEWKKQSFVIDTGAQYNPEVCFSLFGEDKIAMIEGLQPGMEIEVSFNLSSREYNGKYYHNIDAWRINKAAAAVVEDMPQAPMNSLDAEEDDDLPF; encoded by the coding sequence ATGAGTTTAGCAATTACAGGAAAACTAGTTAAAGCATTAGACGTAGAAAGTGGCACAAGTAAAGCCGGAAAAGAATGGAAAAAACAATCGTTTGTGATTGATACTGGTGCACAGTACAATCCAGAAGTATGTTTTAGCTTATTTGGCGAAGACAAAATCGCTATGATTGAAGGTCTTCAGCCAGGAATGGAAATCGAAGTTTCTTTCAATCTATCTTCAAGAGAATACAACGGAAAATACTATCATAATATAGACGCATGGCGTATCAACAAAGCAGCGGCAGCTGTTGTTGAAGATATGCCTCAGGCTCCAATGAATTCTTTGGACGCTGAAGAGGATGACGACTTGCCATTCTAA
- a CDS encoding short-chain fatty acid transporter: MSSKLIRIFKALLPAPFTIAVILSVVTFLLAFFLSPKEEVSALQLLTYWEEGLWNAPLLVFAVQMMLMLVLGHVLALSNTISNYIDKASRLCTNTSTAAAFVTLLTLMVSFFNWGLGLVFGAIFARKVGEYASKNNIPLNYPLIGAAGYSGLMVWHGGISGSAPIKIAEEGHFLESQMGVISQSETIFSSMNITVSLVLLIVLPLVMYILGKKGEHKTVALSSPTIEQNTTTIEGAERLDHSNVLAYAFGGIILFYCFYKAILLPEDLSLSFITPNFINLFLLGLGISLHASFYSFLKAINQAIGGASGILIQFPLYFGIMGLMNSSGLVSVFSDFFVSISNSTTFPIFTFFSAGIVNVFVPSGGGQWGVQGPIIIEAASQLNVPYWKSVMALAYGDQITNMLQPFWALPLLGITGLKAKEILPYSLLLMLAGVVIFIGALLIF, translated from the coding sequence ATGTCATCCAAACTGATACGTATTTTCAAAGCTCTATTACCCGCTCCATTTACTATTGCGGTAATACTCTCTGTAGTTACGTTTTTACTGGCTTTTTTCTTGAGTCCAAAAGAAGAAGTATCTGCACTTCAACTACTAACGTATTGGGAGGAAGGTTTATGGAATGCCCCCTTATTAGTGTTTGCTGTACAAATGATGCTTATGTTGGTATTGGGTCATGTTTTAGCACTGAGCAATACCATCAGCAACTACATAGACAAAGCCAGTCGACTATGTACAAATACATCCACAGCAGCAGCTTTTGTAACTCTACTCACCTTAATGGTTTCTTTTTTCAATTGGGGATTAGGACTAGTATTTGGTGCTATTTTTGCTCGAAAGGTTGGCGAATACGCTTCTAAGAACAATATCCCCCTGAACTACCCCTTGATTGGTGCAGCAGGATATTCTGGATTAATGGTTTGGCACGGCGGGATTTCAGGTTCTGCTCCCATAAAAATTGCAGAGGAAGGACATTTTCTTGAAAGTCAAATGGGTGTTATATCCCAATCCGAAACAATATTTTCTTCAATGAACATTACGGTAAGTCTAGTGCTTTTAATCGTGCTACCTTTGGTTATGTATATTCTAGGCAAAAAGGGAGAGCATAAAACTGTAGCTCTTTCAAGTCCAACAATAGAACAAAATACCACTACTATTGAAGGTGCTGAACGCCTTGACCACTCAAATGTATTGGCATATGCTTTTGGAGGAATCATTTTATTCTATTGCTTTTATAAAGCAATTCTATTGCCAGAAGACTTATCCCTAAGTTTTATCACGCCAAATTTTATTAACCTATTCTTGTTGGGCTTAGGTATTAGTTTACACGCTAGTTTCTACAGTTTTTTGAAAGCAATTAACCAAGCTATTGGAGGCGCAAGTGGTATTCTTATTCAGTTTCCACTCTATTTTGGAATTATGGGACTGATGAACAGCTCTGGACTGGTTAGTGTATTTTCTGACTTTTTCGTGAGTATTTCAAACTCAACCACCTTCCCTATTTTTACTTTCTTTAGTGCAGGAATTGTAAATGTATTTGTACCAAGTGGTGGCGGACAATGGGGTGTACAAGGGCCAATCATAATCGAAGCTGCTAGTCAACTTAATGTACCTTATTGGAAATCTGTGATGGCTCTTGCCTATGGCGACCAAATCACGAATATGCTACAACCCTTCTGGGCATTACCTCTGTTGGGAATCACAGGACTTAAAGCTAAAGAAATACTGCCTTATAGTCTACTTTTAATGTTAGCAGGAGTGGTAATTTTTATTGGTGCATTATTGATTTTTTAG
- a CDS encoding ABC transporter permease, which translates to MSSLTHIAWQKFKRNSLGVFGLIIIGIAVVISFLGYVIFPDSTPYSNQMHLELSKKEPGFSTDFILVTKGDVAEVNFFEKMLFGQESQFEEIPISSYREDKGVLWFTQYDSQYEQKFSKSDYIISNRTYFLGTDSFGRDLLSRILCGTRVSLSVGFISVFISLLIGILLGALAGYYRGRVDAAIMWLVNVVWSIPTLLMVIAISLALGKGFWQVFVAVGLTMWVEVARIVRGEVLSVRENEYVEAAQSLGFGHFRILFKHILPNVMGAVIVISAANFASAILIEAGLSFLGIGAQPPMPSWGTMIKDHYAYIVMGKAYLAIFPGIAIMLLVLSFVLLGNALRDALDVRS; encoded by the coding sequence ATGAGCAGTCTAACTCACATAGCTTGGCAAAAATTTAAGAGAAATAGTCTTGGAGTTTTTGGACTTATTATAATTGGTATAGCTGTAGTAATAAGTTTTTTAGGCTATGTTATTTTTCCAGATTCTACGCCTTATTCTAATCAAATGCACCTTGAGTTGTCTAAAAAAGAACCTGGTTTTAGTACTGATTTTATACTAGTTACAAAAGGGGATGTTGCTGAAGTCAATTTTTTTGAGAAAATGCTTTTTGGACAAGAGTCTCAGTTTGAAGAAATTCCCATTTCATCTTACAGAGAGGATAAGGGTGTGTTATGGTTTACTCAATATGATAGCCAGTATGAGCAGAAGTTTTCTAAAAGCGATTACATAATTTCTAATCGCACTTATTTTTTAGGTACAGATTCTTTTGGACGAGATTTGTTAAGTCGAATTTTGTGTGGTACTCGTGTGTCTTTATCAGTTGGTTTTATTTCGGTTTTTATCTCTCTATTGATTGGCATTTTATTAGGAGCATTAGCCGGATATTATAGAGGTAGAGTAGATGCTGCTATAATGTGGCTTGTGAATGTTGTATGGTCAATACCTACATTATTAATGGTAATAGCCATTTCCTTAGCCTTAGGAAAAGGATTTTGGCAGGTGTTTGTTGCGGTTGGCCTTACGATGTGGGTAGAGGTTGCTAGAATAGTTCGAGGAGAAGTATTGAGCGTAAGAGAAAATGAATACGTTGAGGCAGCACAAAGTTTAGGGTTTGGTCACTTTCGAATTCTTTTCAAACATATTTTACCAAATGTAATGGGTGCTGTTATTGTAATTTCTGCGGCTAATTTTGCATCTGCAATTCTCATTGAGGCTGGTCTAAGCTTTTTGGGCATTGGTGCTCAACCGCCTATGCCTTCTTGGGGAACAATGATTAAAGACCACTACGCATATATAGTAATGGGCAAAGCTTATTTAGCCATATTTCCAGGGATAGCAATTATGCTGCTCGTATTATCTTTTGTTTTGCTTGGCAATGCTTTGCGTGACGCCTTGGATGTGCGCTCCTAA
- a CDS encoding glycosyltransferase, which yields MIVLYSILLLLYLFQIKSYSKGWSSLPTVSPVNDIELSILVAFRNEAKHLPFLLSDLENQNYSLDKVQFIFVDDSSEDNSFEIVKSSSLNITLLSSEGSGKKAAIELGVNNAKHDVILTTDADCRLSKDWISLMVSPFSEKDVQLVSGPVAYHGLDNAFKKFQALEFMSLIGSGAGAIGVQKAIMCNGANMGFRTSAFSNTEKDIASGDDVFLLHHVKKNNGKISFVKDSKAIVSTEPKPTLSEFLNQRKRWASKTSSYKDVSAQWVSLLVFLANLSFVALFIKEQILALIIFYLFKAVVDFLFLRKLCRFFEYDIPFYVFFILELVYPFYIVWVAISSQFGQYKWKGRKYKK from the coding sequence ATGATAGTCTTATACAGTATATTACTTCTGTTATATTTATTTCAGATAAAATCCTATTCAAAAGGATGGTCAAGCTTACCAACTGTTTCTCCAGTCAATGATATTGAGCTAAGTATTTTAGTTGCTTTTAGAAATGAAGCGAAACATTTACCCTTTTTACTTTCAGACTTAGAAAATCAAAATTACTCCTTAGACAAGGTACAGTTTATTTTTGTCGATGATTCTTCCGAGGATAACTCTTTTGAAATAGTAAAGTCTTCTTCTTTGAACATAACTTTACTAAGCTCTGAAGGGAGTGGTAAAAAAGCTGCTATTGAATTAGGTGTTAATAACGCTAAACATGATGTTATTTTAACTACAGATGCCGATTGTAGACTTTCTAAAGATTGGATTAGTTTGATGGTGTCGCCATTTTCGGAAAAGGATGTTCAATTGGTTTCAGGACCTGTTGCCTATCATGGGCTAGATAACGCTTTTAAGAAATTCCAAGCATTAGAGTTTATGAGCCTTATTGGCTCGGGAGCAGGTGCTATAGGTGTTCAAAAGGCAATTATGTGTAATGGAGCAAATATGGGCTTCCGTACTTCTGCCTTTTCTAATACAGAAAAAGATATTGCTTCTGGAGATGATGTATTTTTATTGCACCATGTGAAGAAAAATAATGGTAAAATTTCTTTTGTTAAAGATTCCAAGGCGATTGTATCAACCGAGCCTAAGCCTACACTGTCTGAGTTTTTGAATCAAAGAAAAAGATGGGCGTCTAAAACTTCATCCTATAAAGATGTTTCTGCCCAGTGGGTATCTCTTTTGGTGTTTTTGGCTAATCTATCGTTTGTGGCTTTGTTTATAAAGGAACAAATATTAGCCTTGATAATTTTCTATCTTTTTAAGGCTGTAGTTGACTTTTTGTTTTTAAGAAAGTTATGTCGATTTTTTGAATACGATATTCCTTTTTATGTGTTTTTTATATTAGAGTTGGTTTACCCATTTTATATTGTTTGGGTGGCTATTTCATCACAATTTGGGCAGTATAAATGGAAGGGGAGGAAGTACAAAAAATGA
- a CDS encoding flippase-like domain-containing protein, which produces MQSSKKISVLIKLLVVGLAFWFLYQKVFANESYLEIKEQFIYILNKDSYSDLIFVLLLMVLNWSIDALKWQFLIVKLEKVSFWLALKAVFLGITVSMFTPNRIGEFGGRVFCLQYADRIKAVLVTVFGNLSQLVATILFGFLAICYFTLHFSSPVFTDFFDNSILVFGLCLLFISFLIYILFNISKLSGVLSKWKVLKKYEDYWSVFSKYSTSEILIVLLASISRYLVYSFQFYLLIKFVNIDVTFLESLTMSALTFLSMSVIPTIALTEIGVRGSVAIYFFGFLSENVIGIMTAAFTLWIINLVIPAIIGTLFVYQLKFFRK; this is translated from the coding sequence ATGCAAAGTAGCAAAAAAATCAGTGTATTAATTAAATTATTAGTTGTTGGTTTAGCCTTCTGGTTTTTGTATCAAAAGGTTTTTGCTAATGAAAGTTATTTAGAAATCAAGGAGCAGTTTATTTATATTCTGAATAAAGACAGTTATTCTGATTTAATTTTTGTTTTGCTTTTGATGGTATTGAATTGGTCAATAGATGCGCTTAAGTGGCAGTTTTTAATTGTTAAACTAGAAAAAGTAAGCTTCTGGCTAGCTTTGAAAGCTGTTTTTTTAGGAATTACGGTTTCTATGTTTACCCCCAACAGAATTGGAGAGTTTGGAGGGAGAGTCTTTTGCTTGCAATATGCTGACAGAATAAAAGCAGTATTAGTAACTGTTTTTGGTAACCTTTCTCAACTTGTAGCAACGATTTTATTTGGGTTTTTAGCCATTTGTTACTTTACATTACATTTCTCATCTCCAGTATTTACTGATTTTTTTGATAACTCAATTCTAGTTTTTGGACTTTGTCTATTATTCATTTCGTTTTTGATTTATATATTGTTCAACATATCAAAACTGTCCGGAGTATTATCAAAATGGAAAGTTTTAAAAAAGTATGAAGACTATTGGTCTGTATTTTCTAAATATTCAACATCTGAAATACTCATCGTTTTATTAGCCAGTATCTCCCGCTATTTAGTGTATTCTTTTCAATTCTATTTACTTATTAAATTTGTAAATATTGACGTAACATTTCTTGAATCCTTAACAATGAGCGCCTTAACCTTTTTGAGTATGTCTGTAATTCCAACAATAGCTTTAACTGAAATAGGTGTTAGAGGCTCTGTTGCTATATACTTCTTTGGTTTTCTATCTGAAAATGTAATAGGGATCATGACTGCTGCTTTTACTCTTTGGATTATCAATTTAGTTATTCCAGCTATCATAGGAACCTTGTTCGTTTATCAGCTTAAATTCTTTCGCAAATGA
- the ruvC gene encoding crossover junction endodeoxyribonuclease RuvC → MKSKTDRIILGIDPGTTIMGYGLIHIKGNQMEMLSMGVLHLSKLGSHADKLKRIFERSLALIDEYNADEMALEAPFFGKNVQSMLKLGRAQGVAMAAGLYRNIPIYEYAPKKIKMSITGKGTASKEQVAAMLKSLLKIKEMPKHLDASDGLAAAVCHYFQNDKVSQGKPYSNWSSFLKDNPGRLK, encoded by the coding sequence TTGAAAAGTAAAACAGACCGAATAATTTTAGGTATTGACCCTGGCACAACGATTATGGGGTATGGACTTATTCATATCAAAGGCAATCAAATGGAAATGCTATCAATGGGTGTATTACATTTATCAAAATTAGGAAGTCATGCTGACAAGTTAAAGCGAATATTTGAACGCTCTTTAGCTTTGATTGACGAATATAATGCGGATGAAATGGCCCTGGAAGCTCCCTTCTTTGGTAAGAATGTCCAATCAATGTTAAAATTGGGTCGAGCACAAGGTGTAGCTATGGCGGCAGGATTATACAGAAACATCCCTATTTACGAATACGCTCCTAAAAAGATAAAAATGTCCATAACTGGAAAAGGAACGGCTTCTAAAGAGCAAGTTGCAGCTATGCTTAAAAGTTTACTTAAAATCAAAGAGATGCCAAAACACTTGGATGCATCAGATGGTTTAGCAGCCGCAGTATGCCATTACTTTCAAAATGATAAAGTTAGTCAGGGAAAACCCTATTCCAATTGGTCTTCATTTCTTAAAGACAATCCGGGACGTTTAAAGTAA
- a CDS encoding HIT family protein produces the protein MPTIFSKIISGEIPAYKVAEDDNFLAFLDIFPLSKGHTLVIPKHETDYIFDMESDEYANLWKFAQKVAKAQKLVIDCARIGVAVIGLEVAHTHIHLVPINGVEDINFSREKLSFTKEEFEQTAQSISTRVLL, from the coding sequence GTGCCTACTATTTTTTCTAAAATAATTAGTGGCGAAATTCCTGCTTACAAAGTTGCAGAGGATGATAATTTTTTAGCTTTTTTAGATATTTTCCCATTATCTAAAGGGCATACACTTGTAATTCCAAAACATGAAACTGACTATATTTTTGATATGGAAAGTGATGAGTATGCTAATCTTTGGAAGTTTGCTCAAAAGGTAGCGAAAGCTCAAAAATTAGTAATTGATTGCGCGCGTATAGGCGTTGCTGTAATTGGATTAGAGGTGGCTCACACTCATATTCACCTAGTTCCTATTAATGGTGTTGAGGACATTAATTTTTCAAGAGAAAAATTATCATTCACTAAAGAAGAATTTGAGCAAACAGCCCAATCAATTTCTACAAGGGTATTACTTTAA
- the greA gene encoding transcription elongation factor GreA, which translates to MSDIVYYTEEGLEKLRKELEHLKTTERSNIARQISEARDKGDLSENAEYDAAKEAQGLLEAKIAKMESEFSKARILDESQIDTSKVLIMSKVTIKNVVNSMSMTYEIVPESEADLKTKKISISSPIAKGLLGKEVGDIAEIQVPNGLMKFEIIDISR; encoded by the coding sequence ATGTCAGATATTGTATATTATACAGAAGAAGGATTGGAAAAACTTCGAAAAGAATTAGAACATTTAAAGACTACCGAGCGCAGCAATATTGCTCGACAAATTTCTGAAGCAAGGGACAAAGGAGATCTCTCTGAAAATGCAGAATATGATGCTGCAAAAGAAGCTCAGGGACTTTTGGAAGCCAAAATTGCTAAGATGGAATCTGAATTTTCTAAAGCAAGAATACTTGATGAATCTCAAATAGATACTTCAAAGGTTTTAATCATGTCTAAAGTTACCATTAAAAATGTGGTAAACTCTATGAGTATGACTTATGAAATTGTTCCAGAAAGTGAAGCGGATTTAAAGACTAAGAAGATTTCTATTAGTTCGCCTATAGCTAAAGGCTTGTTAGGTAAAGAAGTCGGTGATATTGCCGAGATTCAAGTGCCAAATGGTCTAATGAAGTTTGAAATTATTGATATTTCTAGGTAG
- a CDS encoding PorV/PorQ family protein produces MKMIQSLKHFGIILFACFLTTDLSAGNPDRVGSAGASQLLINPWARSSGWGGANIASVRGLESLYGNVAGLAFTEKTELIFSRTSWLADIPINSFGFSQRLNETSVLALGITSISIADIVRTTELLPDGGLGTYSISATNINLAYSKAFSNSIFGGFVFKSIVEGTSDVSAGGIALDAGIQYVTGNSDHIKFGIALKNVGPTMIFDGDGISFRGNAPDEEYTMTLEHRTDAFELPSLLNIGLAYDFQLLPDNHRLTTAGTFTSNSFKNDQYRVGLEYSYKDLVMIRGGYVYENEIADGSVDLTGPTAGFTVELPLSGETTFGIDFSMRPSEHFGLLNTIGVRIDL; encoded by the coding sequence ATGAAAATGATACAATCGCTTAAACATTTTGGGATTATACTATTTGCATGTTTTTTAACAACAGATTTATCCGCTGGTAACCCAGACCGTGTGGGTTCTGCTGGTGCAAGTCAGTTGTTAATTAATCCTTGGGCTAGATCTTCTGGTTGGGGAGGTGCTAACATCGCTTCAGTAAGAGGGTTAGAATCACTTTACGGCAACGTAGCTGGTTTAGCATTTACTGAAAAAACGGAGTTAATTTTTTCCAGAACATCATGGTTAGCCGATATTCCTATTAACTCATTTGGTTTTTCTCAACGATTGAACGAAACTTCTGTATTAGCTTTAGGTATTACATCTATCTCTATTGCCGATATTGTTAGAACTACAGAATTATTACCAGATGGCGGATTAGGTACATATTCTATATCTGCAACTAATATTAATCTTGCTTATTCTAAAGCATTTTCAAATAGTATCTTTGGAGGCTTTGTTTTTAAATCTATTGTAGAAGGAACATCTGATGTTAGTGCAGGCGGCATTGCATTAGATGCAGGTATCCAATATGTAACTGGTAATAGTGACCATATCAAATTTGGTATTGCCCTTAAAAATGTAGGTCCAACAATGATATTTGATGGTGACGGTATATCCTTTAGAGGAAATGCTCCAGATGAAGAGTATACAATGACTCTTGAGCACCGAACTGATGCTTTTGAATTGCCTTCATTATTAAATATTGGTTTAGCATATGACTTTCAGTTATTGCCTGATAATCATAGATTAACAACTGCTGGTACATTTACCTCTAATTCATTTAAGAATGACCAATATAGAGTTGGTTTGGAGTATTCTTACAAAGATTTAGTGATGATTAGAGGTGGATACGTTTATGAAAATGAAATTGCTGATGGTAGTGTAGACTTAACTGGTCCAACAGCAGGTTTTACGGTTGAATTACCATTATCTGGTGAAACAACTTTTGGTATTGATTTCTCAATGAGACCATCAGAACACTTTGGTTTATTAAATACCATAGGTGTCCGCATAGACCTATAA